A portion of the Pseudomonadota bacterium genome contains these proteins:
- a CDS encoding multidrug efflux RND transporter permease subunit, whose amino-acid sequence MFVDFFIKRPKFSTVISLVIVLAGVVCIPLLPVAQFPQITPPVVQVSATYTGASAEVVEKSVTQPLEQQINGTPGMLYMSSISGNDGSSNITVTFEVGYDQDIAAVDVQNRVNIALPRVPEDVRKYGVTTQKKSSNFILIATLFATDNRYDELFLSNYASINVVDVLKRIPGVGDVIIFGERAYSMRFWLDPDRLTGMGLAVQDVVGAIQDQNVQVAAGGLGQPPSSDSVAFQYTITTKGRLEDVEEFRDIVVRTAADGSVVRIRDVADVELGAENYQWSFELNGKSCAGIGVFQLAGANAVAISRQARQTLEELSARFPEGLAYSIPYDTTMFVKESIKEVVITLVLAVLLVIAVIYVFLQDWRSTLIPSITIPVSLIGTFGVMMAFGFSINTLTLFGLVLAIGTVVDDAIVVVENTSRLIEQEGLRGLDAAMKGMAEVVGPVIATTLVLFAVFVPVAFMPGISGQLYRQFALTIAFAVGISTVCALTIAPALCAIVLRPKPAKQGPLFTGFNKGFGLSSGLYQTLVGRLVGRWKAVLVLFLALMGITWFLAGHVPTAFVPDEDMGYFYIIAQGPEGMSLSRSMATSDRIEGMVRSRGEVEDVLTIAGYNMINGALDSSATTFIVTLKEWSERRGAGSSVEAVMERVQMDLFGLEEMLAFTFNPPPIEGLSTTGGFQFELQDRGGGDIRALDDLSKKMIGASRHDPALAHLSKTFKVDYPQLYIDLDRTKAKTLGIAITDIFNTLQAYLGSFYVNDFNKFGRVYRVFVQAKDRFRADVGDISRLYVRSASGDLVPLSALVGVRRITGPQTITRYNLYRSVELNGAPAPGHSSGEAIAAMERLAKRILPAGYGFEWTGTALQEIKSAGLAPLIFALSIAFVFLFLAAQYESWALPLVIMMAVPLAILGALGAQFWRGLYNDIYCQIGLVMLVGLASKNSILLIEFAKDKRDAGATIVEAAVEAARVRLRPILMTALSAIFGFIPLVLAAGAGAASRHSLGTAVFGGVIASTVLTLGIVPVIYVVVQGLAERGLSGADVALAARQMRDWGRAGWRWSCAAYAWVRARRARRAAGTGELQAED is encoded by the coding sequence ATGTTCGTGGATTTTTTCATAAAGAGGCCCAAGTTCTCCACGGTGATCTCGCTGGTGATCGTGCTGGCCGGCGTGGTGTGCATACCGCTCCTGCCGGTCGCCCAGTTCCCCCAGATCACGCCGCCGGTCGTGCAGGTCTCGGCCACCTACACGGGCGCCAGCGCCGAGGTCGTGGAGAAGAGCGTGACCCAGCCGCTGGAGCAGCAGATCAACGGCACCCCCGGCATGCTCTACATGTCCTCGATCAGCGGCAACGACGGCTCCTCGAACATCACGGTCACGTTCGAGGTGGGCTACGACCAGGACATCGCCGCGGTGGACGTGCAGAACCGCGTCAACATCGCGCTCCCCCGCGTCCCGGAGGACGTGCGCAAGTACGGCGTCACCACGCAGAAGAAGTCCAGCAACTTCATCCTCATCGCCACCCTCTTTGCGACCGACAACCGCTACGACGAGCTGTTCCTCTCCAACTACGCCTCCATCAACGTGGTGGACGTGCTCAAGCGAATCCCGGGCGTGGGCGACGTGATCATATTCGGCGAGCGGGCCTACTCCATGCGCTTCTGGCTCGACCCGGACCGGCTCACCGGGATGGGCCTCGCGGTGCAGGACGTGGTGGGGGCGATCCAGGACCAGAACGTGCAGGTGGCCGCGGGCGGGCTGGGCCAGCCTCCCAGCTCCGACAGCGTCGCGTTCCAGTACACGATAACCACGAAGGGCCGCCTCGAGGATGTGGAGGAGTTCAGGGACATCGTCGTGCGGACCGCAGCGGACGGATCGGTCGTGAGGATCCGCGACGTGGCCGACGTCGAGCTCGGTGCGGAGAACTACCAATGGTCGTTCGAGCTCAACGGCAAGAGCTGCGCGGGCATAGGCGTGTTCCAGCTCGCCGGCGCCAACGCCGTGGCGATATCGCGCCAGGCGAGGCAGACGCTGGAGGAGCTCTCCGCGCGCTTCCCCGAGGGGCTCGCCTACTCGATCCCCTACGACACCACGATGTTCGTGAAGGAGTCGATCAAGGAGGTCGTGATCACGCTCGTGCTCGCGGTGCTGCTGGTGATCGCGGTGATCTACGTGTTCCTTCAGGACTGGCGGTCGACGCTGATCCCCTCGATCACCATACCGGTCTCGCTCATCGGCACCTTCGGCGTCATGATGGCGTTCGGCTTCTCGATCAACACCCTCACCCTCTTCGGGCTCGTGCTCGCCATAGGCACGGTGGTCGACGACGCGATCGTCGTCGTGGAGAACACCTCGCGGCTCATCGAGCAGGAGGGTCTCCGCGGGCTCGACGCGGCCATGAAGGGCATGGCCGAGGTGGTGGGGCCGGTCATCGCCACGACCCTCGTGCTCTTCGCGGTCTTCGTGCCGGTGGCCTTCATGCCCGGCATATCGGGGCAGCTCTACAGGCAGTTCGCGCTCACCATCGCGTTCGCGGTCGGCATCTCCACGGTCTGCGCGCTCACCATCGCGCCCGCCCTCTGCGCGATCGTGCTCAGGCCCAAGCCCGCGAAGCAGGGCCCTCTCTTCACCGGCTTCAACAAGGGGTTCGGCCTCTCCAGCGGCCTGTACCAGACGCTGGTCGGCCGCCTGGTCGGCAGGTGGAAGGCGGTGCTGGTCCTCTTCCTCGCGCTGATGGGCATCACATGGTTCCTTGCCGGGCATGTGCCGACCGCCTTCGTGCCCGACGAGGACATGGGCTACTTCTACATCATAGCGCAGGGGCCGGAGGGCATGTCCCTTTCGCGCTCCATGGCGACGAGCGACAGGATAGAGGGGATGGTCAGGTCCCGGGGAGAGGTCGAGGACGTCCTCACGATCGCGGGCTACAACATGATAAACGGCGCCCTCGACTCGAGCGCCACGACCTTCATCGTGACGCTCAAGGAGTGGTCTGAGCGCAGGGGCGCCGGATCGAGCGTCGAGGCGGTCATGGAGAGGGTCCAGATGGACCTCTTCGGCCTCGAGGAGATGCTCGCCTTCACATTCAACCCGCCCCCGATAGAGGGGCTCTCCACCACCGGCGGCTTCCAGTTCGAGCTGCAGGACAGGGGCGGCGGCGACATCCGCGCCCTCGACGACCTTTCGAAGAAGATGATCGGAGCGTCCAGGCATGACCCGGCGCTCGCGCACCTCTCCAAGACCTTCAAGGTCGACTACCCGCAGCTCTACATCGACCTCGACCGCACCAAGGCCAAAACCCTGGGCATCGCGATCACCGACATATTCAACACCCTGCAGGCCTACCTCGGCTCGTTCTACGTGAACGACTTCAACAAGTTCGGCAGGGTCTACCGCGTCTTCGTCCAGGCCAAGGACCGCTTCCGCGCCGACGTGGGCGACATCTCCAGGCTCTACGTCCGCTCCGCCTCGGGCGATCTCGTGCCCCTGTCGGCGCTGGTCGGCGTGAGGAGGATCACCGGGCCGCAGACGATCACGCGCTACAACCTCTACCGCAGCGTCGAGCTCAACGGGGCGCCGGCGCCCGGACACAGCTCCGGCGAGGCGATAGCGGCGATGGAGCGGCTGGCAAAGAGGATCCTCCCGGCCGGCTACGGCTTCGAGTGGACAGGAACGGCGCTGCAGGAGATAAAGTCCGCGGGGCTGGCCCCTCTCATCTTCGCGCTCTCCATCGCCTTCGTCTTCCTCTTCCTCGCGGCCCAGTACGAGAGCTGGGCCCTGCCGCTGGTGATCATGATGGCGGTGCCGCTGGCCATACTCGGGGCGCTGGGGGCCCAGTTCTGGCGCGGCCTGTACAACGACATATACTGCCAGATAGGCCTGGTGATGCTGGTCGGGCTCGCCAGCAAGAACTCGATCCTGCTCATCGAGTTCGCCAAGGACAAGCGCGATGCGGGCGCCACGATCGTGGAGGCGGCGGTCGAGGCGGCACGCGTGAGGCTGAGGCCCATCCTCATGACCGCGCTCTCCGCGATCTTCGGCTTCATACCGCTGGTGCTCGCCGCGGGCGCCGGCGCCGCCTCGCGCCACTCGCTGGGCACCGCGGTGTTCGGCGGGGTGATCGCCTCGACCGTGCTCACCCTCGGCATCGTGCCGGTGATATACGTGGTGGTCCAGGGGCTCGCCGAGAGGGGACTGTCCGGGGCCGACGTCGCTCTCGCCGCAAGGCAGATGCGAGACTGGGGCAGGGCCGGCTGGAGATGGTCCTGTGCCGCTTACGCATGGGTGAGGGCGCGCCGTGCCCGTCGCGCAGCGGGCACAGGGGAACTGCAGGCAGAGGACTAG
- a CDS encoding efflux RND transporter periplasmic adaptor subunit, protein MVRIGRYELGGRWLTRRRLIFGAILLFALLAYMHYKEQLMIMGRATVTVAPVVKKSVPIYIDYVGTTAAKMTVDIRARVEGFLVERNFVEGDDVKEGDLLYVIDPRPYEAALAEAKGQLARDEAELAFAKEQVERYRGLSEKDYVSRENFDNLVTSMQEAAARVESSAGAAEQASLNLGYCRVYAPFDGRLGRTLVNVGNLVGKGEATKLATIVLLDPIYVYFSPSDEESHRIVEHMARSELSVGISFADGEQCPHMGTLEFVDNQVDAGTSTVAMRATVPNPEKTLLPGVYVNARLFLSESEEALLIPEKALAADQIGQYVMALEAGSVAKRVYVSSGAKYDGMRAVTGALSPGEEVIIEGLQLVKPGDTVTAKSAAAGETMQAIVHRAILGR, encoded by the coding sequence ATGGTGAGAATCGGTAGGTACGAGCTCGGCGGGAGGTGGCTCACCAGGCGCAGGCTGATCTTCGGCGCGATCCTCCTCTTCGCACTGCTCGCGTACATGCACTATAAGGAGCAGCTCATGATCATGGGCCGGGCCACGGTCACGGTCGCGCCGGTCGTGAAAAAGAGCGTGCCGATATACATCGACTACGTGGGCACCACCGCCGCGAAGATGACCGTGGACATAAGAGCGAGGGTCGAGGGGTTTCTCGTTGAGCGGAATTTCGTGGAGGGCGACGACGTGAAGGAGGGGGACCTCCTCTACGTGATAGACCCCAGGCCCTACGAGGCGGCGCTGGCCGAGGCGAAGGGGCAGCTCGCCCGCGACGAGGCGGAGCTCGCCTTCGCCAAGGAGCAGGTCGAGCGGTACCGGGGCCTCTCTGAGAAGGACTACGTCTCCAGGGAGAACTTCGACAACCTGGTCACCTCCATGCAGGAGGCCGCGGCCCGCGTCGAGTCGAGCGCCGGCGCCGCCGAGCAGGCGAGCCTCAACCTCGGCTACTGCCGGGTCTACGCCCCCTTCGACGGCAGGTTGGGGCGCACGCTCGTGAACGTGGGCAACCTCGTGGGAAAGGGCGAGGCCACGAAGCTCGCCACCATCGTGCTGCTCGACCCCATCTACGTCTACTTCAGCCCGAGCGACGAGGAGTCCCACAGGATCGTCGAGCATATGGCGCGCTCGGAGCTTTCGGTCGGCATATCGTTCGCCGACGGGGAGCAGTGCCCCCACATGGGGACCCTCGAGTTCGTGGACAACCAGGTCGATGCGGGCACGAGCACCGTGGCCATGCGCGCCACGGTCCCCAACCCGGAGAAGACGCTGCTGCCGGGCGTGTACGTGAACGCCCGCCTCTTCCTGAGCGAATCCGAGGAGGCGCTGCTCATCCCCGAGAAGGCGCTCGCCGCCGACCAGATCGGCCAGTACGTCATGGCGCTCGAGGCGGGCAGCGTGGCCAAGAGGGTCTACGTCTCAAGCGGCGCGAAATACGACGGCATGCGGGCGGTGACCGGCGCCCTCTCGCCCGGCGAAGAGGTGATAATCGAGGGGCTGCAGCTGGTGAAGCCGGGCGACACCGTGACCGCGAAGAGCGCCGCGGCAGGGGAGACCATGCAGGCGATCGTCCACAGGGCGATACTGGGGAGATGA
- a CDS encoding TolC family protein, which translates to MASAPAIDSAMERRIEREMQPPLEPAPQGGEALTLADLIDAALLSNDSTRIAWAQAKARAAGWARARSPYYPTIDGGVEATAGKIQQLGTSDRSYVQMGVGLSYLLLDFGGRSAKAAAAREALAAANWSHNQAIQDVLRDVPKAYYTHLADAARVKAAEQDLREAATTLAATEARRRAGASTVSDVLQARAREARVKLDLASAKGAKEISRGALATVVGWPANVPLSVGEELGDPPVRKLGTNVDSLIADAGEARPDIGAAQALVRQRESEMRAARSLPFPKLTGTGTLGWFRSRSVEEATAYGGLRLEIPIFHGFDMENALREARYDLEAAKAQLKLANDTVVKEVWDAYQNYVTAVESLSASRALMASASESFDASSARYREGAADIVELLNAQSTLADARAQLIDSKSAIYTSYADLVRAVGERIPEPSGAAEGERETTYGENR; encoded by the coding sequence GTGGCATCGGCCCCGGCGATCGATTCGGCGATGGAGCGGAGGATCGAAAGGGAGATGCAGCCCCCGCTGGAGCCTGCGCCGCAGGGCGGAGAGGCGCTCACCCTCGCCGACCTCATAGACGCAGCGCTTCTCAGCAACGACTCCACGAGAATCGCCTGGGCGCAGGCAAAGGCGCGCGCAGCGGGCTGGGCCAGGGCCAGGTCGCCCTACTACCCCACGATCGACGGGGGGGTCGAGGCGACCGCGGGCAAGATCCAGCAGCTCGGCACCAGCGACAGGTCGTACGTGCAGATGGGGGTGGGGCTTTCGTACCTGCTGCTCGACTTCGGGGGCCGCAGCGCAAAGGCGGCCGCCGCCCGCGAGGCGCTCGCCGCCGCGAACTGGTCCCACAACCAGGCGATACAGGACGTGCTCCGCGACGTGCCCAAGGCATACTACACTCACCTGGCCGACGCAGCGCGCGTGAAGGCCGCGGAGCAGGACCTCAGGGAGGCGGCCACGACGCTCGCGGCCACCGAGGCGCGGAGGCGGGCGGGCGCGAGCACCGTCTCCGACGTGCTGCAGGCCCGCGCGCGCGAGGCCCGTGTGAAGCTCGATCTCGCCTCCGCGAAGGGTGCGAAGGAGATATCCAGGGGCGCGCTCGCGACGGTCGTGGGCTGGCCCGCAAACGTCCCCCTCTCGGTGGGCGAGGAGCTCGGCGACCCGCCGGTGCGAAAGCTCGGCACGAACGTGGACTCGCTGATCGCGGATGCGGGCGAGGCGAGGCCGGACATCGGCGCGGCCCAGGCGCTGGTGAGGCAGAGGGAGTCCGAGATGCGCGCGGCGCGCTCGCTGCCCTTCCCCAAGCTCACGGGCACAGGGACCCTCGGCTGGTTCAGGTCCAGGAGCGTGGAGGAGGCCACCGCCTACGGCGGGCTCAGGCTCGAGATCCCGATATTTCACGGCTTCGACATGGAGAACGCGCTCCGCGAGGCCCGCTACGACCTGGAGGCGGCAAAGGCGCAGCTCAAGCTCGCAAACGATACGGTGGTGAAGGAGGTCTGGGACGCGTACCAGAACTATGTGACCGCGGTCGAGAGCCTCTCGGCCAGCCGCGCCCTCATGGCCTCAGCGAGCGAGTCGTTCGACGCATCGTCGGCGCGCTACAGGGAGGGCGCGGCGGACATCGTCGAGCTCCTCAACGCGCAGTCGACTCTCGCCGACGCGCGCGCGCAGCTCATCGACTCGAAGTCGGCGATCTACACCTCCTACGCCGACCTCGTGCGCGCGGTGGGCGAGAGGATCCCGGAGCCGTCCGGCGCGGCGGAGGGGGAAAGGGAAACGACCTATGGTGAGAATCGGTAG
- a CDS encoding Nif3-like dinuclear metal center hexameric protein: MASLGSVVRFLNGELRVKSFRDSSRNGLQVRGRGEICKVGFAVDASIEVFEKAARAGCDLVVVHHGILWKGKRDVTHNRGRRIAFLKGRRMGLYACHLPLDAHPIYGNNIVLAEMLGLGRIERFGRYEGAYIGYMGRFSRPMPLRRLASVLGRGIGARCLALPYGKGAVRTVGIVSGRGSSLFPEAVRKGLDCFVTGEMLHEAVVEARDARVSLVIGGHYATETVGVRALMPLIGERFGVDTVFIDAPVSI; this comes from the coding sequence ATGGCAAGCCTGGGATCGGTGGTGAGGTTTCTGAACGGGGAGCTCAGGGTCAAGTCCTTCAGGGACAGCTCGCGCAACGGGCTGCAGGTGAGGGGGCGCGGCGAGATCTGCAAGGTGGGGTTCGCGGTGGACGCCTCCATCGAGGTCTTCGAGAAGGCGGCCCGCGCCGGGTGCGATCTGGTGGTGGTGCACCACGGCATCCTGTGGAAGGGCAAGAGGGACGTGACCCACAACCGCGGCCGCAGGATCGCCTTCCTGAAGGGGCGCCGCATGGGCCTCTACGCGTGCCACCTGCCGCTCGACGCGCACCCGATATACGGCAACAACATCGTGCTGGCAGAGATGCTCGGGCTCGGCCGCATCGAGAGATTCGGCCGCTACGAGGGCGCATACATAGGATACATGGGGAGGTTTTCCCGCCCCATGCCGCTCCGCAGGCTCGCCTCGGTCCTGGGGAGGGGGATCGGCGCAAGGTGCCTTGCCCTGCCGTACGGAAAGGGGGCGGTCAGGACCGTGGGGATCGTCAGCGGCCGCGGCTCGAGCCTCTTTCCGGAAGCGGTGAGAAAGGGGCTCGACTGCTTCGTCACCGGCGAGATGCTGCACGAGGCGGTGGTCGAGGCCAGGGACGCGCGCGTGAGCCTCGTCATAGGGGGCCACTATGCCACCGAGACGGTGGGGGTGCGCGCCCTCATGCCCCTCATCGGGGAGCGCTTCGGGGTGGACACGGTCTTCATAGACGCGCCCGTCTCGATATGA
- a CDS encoding ferritin: MGTKGREIVGLDVGKLLELLNKAYADEWLAYYQYFIGAKLVNGPMREATVAELTQHAADELRHAGLLVDRIIQLGGTPLTKPEEWYKWTNCGYDAPNDPYVEAILAQNIKGEQCAIGVYQKLLDLTRDRDIVTFNMVSTILTDEVEHEEDLQAIAEDIEVMKKHNR; encoded by the coding sequence ATGGGGACGAAGGGACGCGAGATAGTGGGGCTTGACGTTGGGAAGCTCCTGGAGCTGCTCAACAAGGCGTACGCAGACGAGTGGCTCGCATACTACCAGTACTTCATCGGGGCCAAGCTGGTTAATGGGCCGATGCGCGAGGCCACGGTGGCGGAGCTCACGCAGCACGCGGCGGACGAGCTCAGGCATGCGGGGCTTCTGGTCGACCGGATCATCCAGCTGGGCGGAACTCCGCTCACCAAGCCCGAGGAGTGGTACAAGTGGACCAACTGCGGCTACGATGCGCCAAACGATCCGTACGTTGAGGCGATACTCGCGCAGAACATAAAGGGCGAGCAGTGCGCGATCGGGGTTTACCAGAAGCTGCTCGACCTCACGCGCGACAGGGACATAGTCACCTTCAACATGGTGAGCACGATCCTCACCGACGAGGTTGAGCACGAGGAGGACCTGCAGGCCATCGCCGAGGACATCGAGGTGATGAAGAAGCACAACAGGTAA